One window of the Dehalococcoidia bacterium genome contains the following:
- a CDS encoding glycosyltransferase family 4 protein gives MNVAIDARPLSDRFPGIGRYLAGLIPALLEAEPALRLTLFADPAARGGRHDPFALAGERCVVVPLDAPIFSLRGQLRAARAIDRGRFDLLHAPYFLSPLGVRTPVVLTIHDLIPLHHPEILPSRLARLVTPFLLAAAARSARRVIAVSQWVADDLVARGLADRVAVVHHAADQLLARAAAERDPNWPPPPYLLFVGADKPLKNLPLVVRAYAASRVTVPLVIAGPADPRHRATAETIAALGLAGRVLMLGPVPEERLVALYRGALALLFPSRAEGFGLPPLEAMQLGVPVVCSTAMALPEVVGNAALLVPPDDEAGWARAITRIVEDGALRAALAAAGRARAKQFSWAAAARQTLAVYREAARGEAARSAFP, from the coding sequence GTGAATGTCGCTATCGATGCCCGGCCGCTTTCCGATCGCTTTCCCGGGATCGGCCGCTACTTGGCCGGACTGATCCCTGCCCTGCTCGAGGCGGAGCCGGCGCTTCGTCTCACGCTGTTCGCCGACCCGGCGGCGCGGGGAGGGCGCCATGACCCCTTTGCGCTCGCGGGCGAGCGGTGCGTCGTTGTGCCGCTTGATGCGCCGATCTTCTCGCTGCGGGGGCAGCTGCGGGCGGCGCGCGCTATCGACCGCGGGCGCTTCGACCTGCTGCACGCCCCGTACTTTCTCTCCCCGCTCGGCGTGCGGACGCCGGTGGTCCTGACGATCCACGACCTGATCCCGCTGCACCATCCTGAGATTCTGCCGAGCCGGCTCGCCCGGCTGGTCACGCCCTTCCTTCTCGCCGCGGCCGCGCGGTCGGCGCGGCGGGTGATTGCGGTGTCGCAGTGGGTCGCCGACGATCTCGTCGCGCGCGGGCTGGCCGACCGGGTGGCGGTCGTGCATCACGCTGCCGACCAGCTGCTCGCTCGAGCCGCCGCCGAGCGTGACCCGAACTGGCCGCCGCCGCCATACCTCCTTTTCGTTGGCGCCGACAAGCCGTTGAAGAACCTTCCTCTCGTCGTGCGCGCCTATGCGGCAAGCCGGGTGACGGTGCCGCTCGTCATCGCCGGACCTGCCGACCCACGCCATCGCGCCACGGCGGAGACGATCGCGGCGCTCGGTCTCGCCGGCCGTGTCCTGATGCTCGGGCCGGTCCCGGAGGAGCGGTTGGTGGCGCTCTACCGGGGCGCGCTCGCGCTGCTCTTCCCCTCGCGCGCAGAAGGCTTCGGCTTGCCTCCCCTCGAAGCGATGCAGCTCGGCGTGCCGGTCGTCTGCTCGACGGCGATGGCACTGCCGGAGGTCGTCGGCAACGCTGCGCTGCTCGTTCCCCCCGACGATGAGGCGGGCTGGGCGCGCGCCATCACGCGGATCGTCGAGGATGGAGCGCTGCGCGCTGCGCTTGCCGCGGCCGGGCGAGCGCGCGCAAAACAGTTCTCCTGGGCAGCGGCCGCCCGCCAGACGCTCGCCGTCTATCGGGAGGCGGCGCGTGGGGAGGCAGCGCGGAGCGCGTTCCCGTGA
- a CDS encoding glycosyltransferase yields MTPPPIDVVHVYKDFWPVVGGIENHVRRLAAGLARDPAFRVRVLVTNTGRKTVREEIDGIEVIKAGRLATAASTPLSLALPWELSRLRPDLIHLHFPYPVGEVSSLLAGRGAPLLISYHSDIVRQRRLLRLYRPLLRRVLERADAIIVSNPRSAASSPFLRAARAKLRFVPFGIDPARYALTEARRAQAAAIRAALPGPITLFVGVLRYYKGVDALIDAMRWVPGTLVIVGDGPEAARWRARADAMPYRDRIVFRGRLSDEEVAAHYHAADVFALPSTLRAESFGIVLIEAMACGVPLVTTELGTGTSYVNIHGETGIVVPPGDPRALAAALRVILDDPVRRRRFGEAARRRLEQQFSETAMIERIKALYREVLAARARWRGRAPFSAESERDGE; encoded by the coding sequence GTGACCCCACCCCCGATCGACGTCGTGCATGTCTACAAGGACTTCTGGCCGGTTGTCGGCGGGATCGAGAACCATGTGCGCCGCCTCGCCGCTGGTCTCGCGCGCGACCCGGCCTTCCGCGTTCGGGTGCTGGTCACGAATACCGGGCGGAAGACGGTGCGGGAGGAGATCGACGGCATTGAGGTGATCAAAGCAGGGCGCCTCGCGACGGCCGCCTCGACGCCGCTCTCGCTCGCCCTTCCTTGGGAGCTGTCGCGGCTGCGGCCTGACCTGATCCATCTGCACTTTCCCTATCCGGTCGGCGAGGTGTCGTCTCTGCTTGCAGGCCGGGGCGCTCCGCTGCTCATCAGCTATCACAGCGACATTGTCCGGCAGCGGCGGCTGCTGCGGCTGTATCGTCCTTTGCTCCGGCGTGTTCTCGAGCGTGCCGATGCGATTATCGTCTCAAACCCGCGCTCTGCGGCGAGCTCGCCGTTTCTGCGCGCCGCGCGCGCCAAGCTCCGGTTCGTTCCTTTTGGGATCGATCCCGCGCGCTACGCTCTCACGGAGGCGCGGCGGGCGCAGGCGGCGGCGATCCGCGCTGCGCTGCCTGGCCCGATCACGCTGTTTGTGGGGGTGCTGCGCTATTACAAGGGGGTCGACGCGCTGATCGACGCAATGCGCTGGGTGCCGGGCACGCTCGTGATCGTCGGCGACGGGCCGGAGGCAGCGCGGTGGAGGGCCCGAGCGGATGCGATGCCCTACCGCGACCGCATTGTGTTCCGCGGGCGCCTGTCGGACGAAGAGGTGGCGGCGCACTATCATGCGGCAGATGTCTTCGCGCTCCCGTCGACGCTGCGGGCAGAGAGCTTCGGGATCGTGCTGATCGAGGCGATGGCCTGCGGAGTGCCGCTCGTCACCACGGAGCTCGGCACTGGGACCTCCTATGTGAACATTCACGGTGAGACGGGGATCGTGGTCCCGCCGGGCGACCCGCGCGCTCTCGCCGCTGCCCTTCGGGTGATCCTCGACGACCCCGTGCGGCGAAGGCGGTTCGGCGAAGCGGCGCGCCGGCGTCTCGAGCAGCAGTTCAGCGAGACAGCGATGATCGAGCGGATAAAAGCGCTCTACCGCGAGGTGCTGGCGGCGCGCGCCCGGTGGCGGGGGCGTGCTCCCTTTTCCGCTGAGAGCGAGCGCGACGGTGAATGA
- a CDS encoding NAD-dependent epimerase/dehydratase family protein, with translation MPLASEERAVTLGGSGRALVTGGAGFIGSHLVERLLAEGWEVVVLDDFSTGRRAWLPGHRRLLLHEGDVRDAALVRRAMDGCSVVFHLAAVVGVRRVVADPLRALQVIVEGTERVLAAALDAQARVVLASSSEVYGVSDAVPFAPDGRRVLGSTRVHRWAYATAKALDEHLLFAYREHGLRGVVLRYFNTYGPRQDAEGYAGVLAAFCDAVARGQPMTIHGDGRQTRCFLYVDDTVLATIRAAVAPEAEGAILNVGSTEEVSIVEVSRLVAEIAGVPHNVCFVPFEEVFGARFEDPRRRVPEISESERLLGFRPTVSLREGIARTLEWRMRPRGRG, from the coding sequence ATGCCCTTGGCTTCTGAGGAGCGTGCCGTGACCCTCGGCGGCTCCGGCCGGGCGCTGGTGACAGGCGGCGCCGGCTTTATCGGCTCTCATCTCGTTGAGCGGCTCCTCGCCGAGGGATGGGAGGTGGTGGTTCTCGACGACTTCTCGACCGGCCGCCGTGCCTGGCTGCCGGGGCACCGCCGGCTCCTCCTGCACGAAGGCGATGTGCGGGATGCCGCTCTCGTCCGGCGCGCGATGGACGGCTGCTCGGTGGTCTTCCACCTTGCGGCGGTGGTCGGTGTCCGCCGGGTGGTGGCCGACCCGCTGCGCGCGCTGCAGGTCATTGTCGAGGGAACGGAGCGGGTGCTTGCGGCGGCGCTCGACGCGCAGGCGCGGGTCGTTCTCGCCTCATCGTCGGAAGTGTACGGCGTGAGCGACGCGGTGCCGTTTGCGCCGGACGGCCGCCGCGTGCTCGGCTCGACCCGCGTTCACCGCTGGGCCTACGCGACCGCGAAGGCGCTCGATGAGCATCTGCTCTTTGCCTATCGCGAGCATGGCCTGCGCGGGGTGGTCCTGCGCTATTTCAACACGTATGGGCCTCGCCAAGATGCCGAGGGCTACGCCGGCGTCCTTGCCGCTTTCTGCGACGCTGTCGCGCGCGGACAGCCGATGACGATCCACGGCGATGGCCGTCAGACCCGCTGTTTCCTCTACGTTGACGATACCGTGCTCGCCACGATCCGTGCTGCAGTCGCTCCCGAGGCAGAGGGAGCGATCCTGAACGTCGGGTCGACGGAGGAGGTGTCGATCGTCGAGGTGTCGCGCCTTGTGGCGGAGATAGCGGGCGTTCCGCACAATGTCTGCTTCGTTCCGTTCGAAGAGGTGTTCGGCGCCCGCTTCGAAGACCCGCGGCGGCGAGTGCCCGAGATTAGCGAGAGTGAGCGGCTGCTCGGCTTCCGGCCGACTGTTTCGCTTCGCGAGGGAATTGCGCGCACGCTCGAATGGAGAATGCGTCCGAGGGGAAGGGGCTAA